The Opitutus sp. ER46 genome contains a region encoding:
- a CDS encoding flagellar hook-basal body complex protein, which yields MSLLGTLTSGVSALKTFGKSLEVIGTNISNVNTTAYKGSSANFADTFSNTLRAASTTDSAVQIGTGVQLAGINTNFTQGSMTSTGSTTDLAVSGNGYFVVQDGSGVNYATRDGSFHFDNNGFLVNAQGYNVLDSAGAKVQAIGADAGGTAVSYADLKSVSIGSDGTLTAFASDGTATASGKVGLLNITDQPKLMKVGNNLFDFGSTGAVVADIGVPTSNGLGKIQSGQLELSNVDLTEQFANLITSQRSFQAASRLITVSDTVLEDIVNLKR from the coding sequence ATGTCCCTCCTCGGCACCCTCACTTCCGGCGTCAGCGCGTTGAAGACCTTCGGCAAGAGCCTCGAAGTCATCGGCACGAATATCTCGAACGTAAACACGACGGCGTACAAGGGGTCGTCGGCCAATTTTGCCGACACGTTCAGCAACACGCTCCGCGCCGCGAGCACGACGGATTCGGCGGTCCAGATCGGCACCGGCGTCCAACTCGCCGGCATCAACACGAATTTCACCCAAGGCTCGATGACGAGCACCGGGAGCACGACGGATCTCGCGGTCTCCGGCAACGGCTACTTCGTGGTGCAGGACGGCTCGGGAGTTAATTACGCGACGCGCGATGGCTCCTTCCACTTCGACAACAATGGCTTCCTGGTGAACGCGCAGGGCTACAACGTCCTCGATTCCGCGGGCGCGAAAGTCCAGGCGATCGGCGCGGACGCCGGTGGTACCGCCGTCTCCTACGCCGATCTGAAGTCGGTCAGCATTGGCAGCGATGGCACGCTCACCGCCTTTGCATCGGATGGCACCGCGACGGCCTCCGGCAAGGTTGGCCTGCTCAACATCACCGATCAGCCGAAGCTGATGAAAGTGGGCAACAATCTCTTCGATTTCGGCTCCACCGGCGCGGTCGTTGCCGACATCGGCGTCCCCACGTCCAATGGCCTCGGCAAGATTCAGTCCGGTCAGCTCGAACTCTCGAACGTCGATCTCACTGAGCAGTTCGCGAACCTGATCACGTCACAGCGCAGCTTTCAGGCCGCGTCCCGCCTGATCACCGTTTCCGACACCGTGCTCGAGGACATCGTCAATCTGAAGCGCTGA
- a CDS encoding flagellar biosynthetic protein FliO: MNAASRVQRTGRGATAELGLMLRRFARGLVFLALFSTAALAADDNRVIYPGGTARPEAPAASAGGMANNLTLAVAVLLAAGGLWLFLRNRRAQGLGGRPGSALAVEETRSLGNRQFLVVASYGEKKFLLGVCPGRIEMLSTLNDGPVRPTEETK, translated from the coding sequence ATGAACGCAGCCTCACGCGTCCAACGGACTGGTCGCGGCGCAACGGCGGAACTGGGCCTGATGCTGCGGCGGTTTGCCCGCGGCCTCGTTTTCCTGGCGCTGTTCTCCACGGCGGCCCTGGCGGCCGACGACAACAGGGTGATCTATCCCGGCGGCACCGCGCGCCCCGAAGCGCCGGCGGCCTCTGCCGGGGGCATGGCCAACAATCTGACCCTCGCCGTGGCGGTCCTGCTGGCCGCCGGCGGCCTCTGGCTTTTCCTGCGTAATCGCCGGGCCCAGGGCCTTGGTGGCCGGCCTGGCAGCGCGCTCGCGGTCGAGGAGACTCGCTCGCTCGGCAACCGCCAGTTCCTCGTCGTCGCTTCCTACGGCGAGAAGAAGTTCCTGCTCGGGGTGTGCCCCGGTCGGATAGAGATGCTCTCGACGCTCAACGACGGGCCCGTGCGGCCGACGGAGGAGACCAAGTGA
- the fliN gene encoding flagellar motor switch protein FliN — protein sequence MPNLTDEKSLDIVLDVKVKVTVQLGSVLLPMREVLELAPGSIVQLMQHASDPVGLFVNDKLVAYGEVVVVEDNFGIKITELVGSKRT from the coding sequence ATGCCAAACCTGACGGACGAAAAGTCTCTTGATATCGTGCTCGACGTGAAGGTGAAGGTGACCGTGCAGCTTGGCTCGGTCCTCCTTCCCATGCGTGAAGTGCTCGAGCTCGCTCCCGGCTCCATCGTGCAGCTGATGCAGCACGCGAGCGATCCGGTCGGCCTTTTCGTCAACGACAAGCTCGTCGCCTACGGCGAGGTGGTGGTGGTCGAGGACAACTTCGGCATCAAGATCACCGAATTGGTGGGCAGCAAACGGACATGA
- a CDS encoding flagellar biosynthetic protein FliR, protein MTIDYIIVWLMVFLRSIGVILQLPVIAGHAIPVTVRLGLSVGLATLLAHLVPSVPVPLAMWPLIVAAGLEVIVGLALGFVVRITFAAIDMAGRLISTEVGMTAMPGIGVPTPASEPVAGMLSAMAIVLFFLLGGHYAVLLAFAKSFQLAPAGRAMLDPASSMVLIRSTGHMIELAVRIAAPFIAMNFLVNLAFSVLGRSVPKMNVFIVSFSARALFGLALLSTAGALVARYLYVEFGDLPYRMLQMLRAG, encoded by the coding sequence GTGACCATCGACTACATCATCGTCTGGCTGATGGTGTTTCTCCGCTCGATCGGAGTCATCCTGCAGCTACCCGTGATTGCGGGGCATGCCATTCCGGTGACGGTGCGGCTGGGACTGAGCGTGGGGCTGGCGACGCTGCTCGCCCATCTGGTCCCTTCGGTGCCCGTGCCGCTGGCGATGTGGCCCCTGATCGTGGCGGCCGGGCTTGAGGTCATTGTCGGGCTCGCGCTTGGCTTTGTGGTCCGGATTACCTTTGCCGCGATCGACATGGCCGGGCGGCTGATCTCGACCGAAGTCGGCATGACCGCGATGCCCGGAATCGGCGTGCCGACGCCGGCCAGTGAGCCGGTGGCGGGGATGCTGTCGGCCATGGCCATCGTGCTGTTCTTCCTGCTCGGCGGTCACTACGCGGTGCTGCTGGCCTTCGCCAAGAGCTTCCAACTCGCACCCGCGGGTCGGGCGATGCTCGATCCGGCCTCGAGCATGGTCTTGATCCGGAGCACCGGGCACATGATCGAGCTGGCGGTGCGCATTGCGGCGCCCTTCATTGCGATGAACTTCCTGGTGAACCTGGCGTTCTCGGTCCTCGGTCGCTCGGTGCCCAAGATGAACGTTTTCATCGTGAGCTTCTCGGCGCGCGCGCTGTTCGGACTCGCCCTGCTCAGTACGGCCGGTGCCCTCGTGGCGCGCTACCTGTACGTGGAGTTCGGCGACCTGCCTTATCGCATGCTGCAGATGCTCCGGGCGGGCTGA
- a CDS encoding flagellar hook capping FlgD N-terminal domain-containing protein, with product MSTVSPVSNSYAATEAANTTSSATGAKKVLGQEDFLKLLAQQFQSQDPMKPMDDTTFIASMAQFTSLQQTTDISKTLATMQEQQSLVTANSYLGHNVTVDIGDGQTISGPVSGIKVSDGTPKLIVGQSLYDISSVLLVEPAAVTASSSKTTTGE from the coding sequence ATGTCGACCGTCTCACCCGTCTCGAATTCGTACGCTGCCACCGAGGCCGCAAACACGACGTCCAGCGCGACTGGCGCCAAGAAAGTTCTCGGGCAGGAGGATTTTCTCAAACTGCTCGCCCAGCAGTTTCAGAGCCAGGACCCGATGAAGCCGATGGACGACACGACGTTCATTGCGAGCATGGCCCAGTTCACGTCGCTCCAGCAGACCACGGATATTTCGAAGACCCTCGCGACGATGCAGGAGCAGCAATCGCTCGTGACCGCCAATTCGTATCTCGGCCACAACGTGACCGTGGATATCGGCGACGGGCAGACCATTTCTGGTCCGGTCAGCGGCATTAAAGTTTCTGACGGCACCCCCAAACTGATCGTTGGCCAAAGCCTCTACGACATCTCCTCCGTGCTTCTGGTCGAGCCGGCCGCCGTCACGGCCTCGAGCTCCAAGACCACCACCGGCGAATAA
- a CDS encoding FliI/YscN family ATPase — MIDILRSQIRHLPPVQRVGTVSGVAGLIIESDGPNVGLGDLCLVRSSRDGFSVQAEVVGFREHKVLLMPLGDTTGLHVGCEVAACDRPPLPRTGPEMLGRVLDALGRPFDGLGMLPVERKESQSAEPPHPLRRQRIKTPFVTGVRAIDAFIPFGRGQRLGLFAGSGVGKSTLMGMIARASEADVVVIALVGERGREVREFIEKDLGPEGLKRAVVVVTTSDKPAPLRIRAAFTATAIAEGWRDAGKNVLLMMDSVTRFAMAQREIGLAIGEPPATRGYTPSVFAMLPRLLERAGAGESGAITALYTVLVEGDDMNEPVADAVRGILDGHVVLSRHLAHFNHYPAIDVLESVSRLTRDVCSTEEVASSARAREVLALYRKNEDLISIGAYQKGANAALDHAISLYEPLRQFLRQPTQEHTPRAQTFTKLKQIVG, encoded by the coding sequence ATGATCGACATCCTGCGGTCGCAGATCCGCCATCTGCCACCGGTGCAGCGCGTCGGCACGGTTTCGGGCGTCGCGGGCCTGATCATCGAATCGGACGGCCCCAATGTCGGCCTTGGCGACCTCTGTCTGGTGCGCTCATCCCGCGACGGTTTCAGCGTGCAGGCCGAAGTGGTCGGTTTTCGTGAGCACAAGGTGCTGCTCATGCCGCTCGGCGACACGACGGGTCTGCACGTGGGCTGCGAGGTCGCAGCCTGCGATCGGCCGCCGCTGCCACGGACGGGCCCGGAGATGCTCGGCCGCGTGCTGGATGCCTTGGGCCGGCCATTTGACGGCCTCGGCATGCTTCCGGTGGAGCGCAAGGAGAGCCAGAGCGCCGAGCCGCCGCATCCGCTGCGCCGCCAGCGCATCAAGACTCCCTTTGTCACGGGGGTGCGCGCCATCGATGCCTTCATTCCGTTCGGTCGCGGTCAACGTCTCGGCCTTTTCGCCGGCTCCGGTGTCGGCAAGTCGACCCTCATGGGCATGATCGCGCGGGCGTCCGAGGCGGACGTCGTCGTCATCGCGCTCGTTGGTGAACGTGGCCGCGAGGTGCGTGAGTTCATCGAAAAGGATCTCGGTCCCGAGGGGCTGAAGCGGGCGGTCGTCGTCGTTACGACGTCCGACAAGCCCGCGCCGCTCCGGATTCGCGCCGCCTTCACGGCCACCGCGATCGCCGAGGGCTGGCGCGACGCCGGGAAGAACGTGCTGCTGATGATGGATTCGGTCACGCGCTTCGCCATGGCCCAGCGCGAGATTGGCCTCGCCATTGGCGAGCCGCCCGCGACGCGTGGCTACACGCCTTCGGTCTTCGCCATGCTGCCGCGGCTTCTCGAGCGCGCCGGCGCCGGCGAGAGCGGGGCCATCACCGCACTCTATACCGTGCTGGTGGAAGGTGACGACATGAACGAGCCGGTGGCGGATGCCGTCCGCGGTATTCTCGACGGTCACGTCGTGCTCTCCCGGCACCTGGCGCATTTCAATCATTACCCGGCGATCGACGTGCTCGAGAGTGTGAGCCGTCTGACGCGCGACGTCTGTTCGACCGAGGAGGTCGCCTCCAGCGCGCGGGCCCGGGAGGTCCTGGCGCTCTATCGGAAGAATGAAGACCTGATTTCGATCGGCGCGTATCAGAAGGGCGCCAACGCCGCGCTCGATCACGCCATCTCGCTGTATGAGCCGCTCCGGCAGTTCCTGCGGCAGCCCACGCAGGAGCACACCCCGCGGGCGCAGACGTTCACCAAGCTGAAGCAGATCGTCGGATGA
- the fliG gene encoding flagellar motor switch protein FliG, whose product MALNDLDYGKLSRHQKLAIFLIIIGPEAAAEVLRQFDDAEIELVCREMSTYSIIPTEVQRLSLEEFSGLIAKSVSSALGGLAYAQRTLEIAKGDYKASSIIGRVGPTGTSVEVIQEISEMEGRQIFNLVKHEQPQTISFLLSYLDSAKAAEVFALLGPDLREEVIERLGTIESTSLDLVSKIARSLGKHYDSKVRPAFHRSGGVRSVADLLNELDKEMSKNLLARLEERNAGLSAAIRKKLFSFEDLLRLQPADLQRVLREVDSSNLATAMKSASETLREKIYGSISKRAAESLKEELEMLGPVRLKDVETAQDAIIQVVRRLEEEGQITLETEEQTVA is encoded by the coding sequence ATGGCTCTCAACGACCTCGATTACGGGAAGCTCTCGCGGCACCAGAAGCTCGCGATCTTCCTCATTATCATCGGTCCCGAAGCGGCGGCCGAGGTGCTGCGGCAGTTCGACGACGCCGAGATCGAGCTGGTCTGCCGCGAGATGTCGACGTACTCGATCATCCCGACCGAGGTGCAGCGGCTGTCGTTGGAGGAGTTCTCCGGTCTCATCGCCAAGAGCGTTTCCTCCGCCCTCGGTGGTCTGGCCTACGCCCAACGCACGCTCGAAATTGCCAAGGGCGACTACAAGGCCTCCTCGATCATCGGTCGCGTCGGTCCCACCGGCACGTCGGTCGAGGTCATCCAGGAAATCTCCGAGATGGAGGGGCGGCAGATCTTCAACCTCGTGAAGCACGAGCAGCCGCAGACGATCTCCTTCCTGCTCTCGTATCTCGACAGCGCGAAGGCCGCCGAGGTGTTCGCTCTCCTCGGGCCTGATCTGCGCGAGGAAGTCATCGAGCGGCTCGGCACGATCGAGAGCACGTCGCTCGACCTCGTGAGCAAGATCGCGCGGAGCCTGGGCAAGCATTACGACAGCAAGGTTCGCCCGGCTTTCCACCGCAGCGGTGGCGTCCGCTCGGTCGCCGATCTGCTGAACGAACTCGACAAGGAGATGAGCAAGAATCTCCTGGCCCGCCTCGAGGAGCGCAACGCCGGCCTCAGCGCCGCGATCCGCAAGAAGCTCTTCAGCTTCGAGGACCTCCTGCGCCTCCAGCCGGCCGATCTGCAGCGCGTGCTGCGCGAGGTCGATTCTTCGAACCTGGCGACCGCCATGAAGTCGGCGAGCGAGACCCTGCGCGAAAAGATATATGGTTCCATTTCCAAGCGCGCCGCCGAAAGCCTGAAGGAAGAGCTCGAGATGCTTGGGCCGGTTCGCCTGAAGGACGTCGAGACCGCCCAGGACGCGATCATCCAGGTGGTCCGCCGGCTCGAGGAAGAGGGGCAGATCACGCTCGAGACGGAGGAGCAGACCGTCGCCTGA
- a CDS encoding flagellar motor switch protein FliM, with protein MADDPKPASDFLDQSEIDKLLAQQAAEAAAQAPKGGAFAASTDGSGPKVEPYDFRNPAFLSEAELRRLRLLHEDFIRYLSARLSLYLRMEFGLKMAKLTTVTYSKFTDSLPNPTHLSLFKVDPMVGVGILDINPRLALTVADRLLGGRGHSVKAERYLTEIEIALIEDVILIMLEEWCAQWKSEQELHPSIIGHENNGRFLQTSPRDAIMLALTLECNFGDCSEQIQIGVPYYTIEPVVKQMQARRQKDTAVTQTVKRAEWHPAYERVMIPVRAEWHAFDLTLREVASFRVGDVIEMRPEVCGETHIVLNDTSKFIGTVGLDTDRVAVQITSKVHVSDPLFHAKPDGRKVS; from the coding sequence ATGGCTGACGACCCTAAACCCGCGAGCGACTTTCTCGATCAGTCCGAGATCGACAAGCTGCTGGCCCAGCAGGCGGCCGAGGCGGCCGCCCAGGCGCCGAAGGGTGGGGCGTTTGCCGCCAGCACGGACGGGTCCGGACCGAAGGTCGAACCTTACGATTTCCGCAATCCCGCGTTTCTTTCCGAGGCAGAGCTGCGGCGGCTGCGCCTGCTGCACGAGGATTTCATCCGTTACCTGAGCGCGCGCCTGTCGCTGTACCTGCGCATGGAGTTCGGCCTCAAGATGGCCAAGCTCACCACGGTCACGTATTCAAAGTTCACGGACTCGCTGCCGAACCCGACCCACCTGAGCCTCTTCAAGGTCGATCCGATGGTCGGCGTCGGCATTCTCGACATCAACCCGCGCCTGGCGCTCACCGTGGCTGATCGCCTTCTCGGCGGTCGTGGCCACTCCGTCAAGGCCGAGCGCTACCTGACCGAGATCGAGATCGCCCTCATCGAGGACGTGATCCTGATCATGCTCGAGGAGTGGTGTGCCCAGTGGAAGTCGGAGCAGGAACTGCATCCGTCCATCATCGGGCACGAGAACAACGGCCGCTTCCTGCAGACCTCGCCGCGTGATGCCATCATGCTCGCCCTGACGCTGGAGTGTAATTTCGGCGACTGCTCGGAGCAGATCCAGATTGGCGTCCCGTACTACACGATCGAGCCGGTGGTGAAGCAGATGCAGGCGCGCCGGCAGAAAGACACCGCGGTGACCCAGACCGTGAAGCGGGCCGAGTGGCACCCCGCGTACGAGCGCGTGATGATCCCCGTCCGCGCCGAGTGGCACGCGTTTGACCTCACGCTGCGCGAAGTGGCGAGTTTCCGGGTCGGCGACGTCATCGAGATGCGGCCGGAAGTCTGCGGCGAGACGCACATCGTCCTGAACGACACCTCCAAGTTTATCGGCACCGTCGGCCTGGATACAGACCGTGTTGCCGTCCAGATCACCAGCAAGGTCCACGTGTCGGACCCTCTCTTCCATGCCAAACCTGACGGACGAAAAGTCTCTTGA
- a CDS encoding FliH/SctL family protein encodes MAFARLIAFDRPLAGVAVPGKNGRFLTEQEIAALEEAAYRRGVDETRALADQQLVDFRADIQRVGDGIFHQLANFEPTLVAQLREALPELALDIARRLLAGCEPSAEMVSRICEEALKEIFPERENLELLVSARDAELLQKLNPDWLQRYPGLRLRADPTLSPGDCQVRSRFGLTDARIESKLDALKATLSPAF; translated from the coding sequence ATGGCCTTCGCCCGTCTCATCGCCTTCGATCGTCCGCTCGCCGGAGTTGCCGTCCCCGGCAAGAATGGTCGCTTCCTCACGGAGCAGGAGATCGCCGCGCTCGAGGAAGCGGCGTACCGCCGCGGCGTCGACGAAACCCGGGCGCTGGCCGACCAGCAGCTCGTCGACTTTCGCGCGGACATCCAGCGCGTGGGTGACGGCATCTTTCACCAACTCGCCAATTTCGAACCGACGCTGGTCGCCCAGTTGCGCGAGGCGCTGCCCGAACTGGCGCTCGATATCGCCCGCCGTCTGCTCGCCGGCTGCGAGCCTTCGGCCGAGATGGTGTCCCGCATTTGCGAAGAGGCGCTCAAGGAGATCTTCCCGGAACGCGAGAATCTGGAACTCCTCGTCTCCGCGCGCGACGCCGAGCTCCTGCAGAAGCTCAATCCCGACTGGCTCCAGCGGTATCCCGGTCTGCGGCTCCGCGCCGACCCCACGCTTTCGCCTGGCGATTGCCAGGTGCGCAGTCGCTTTGGGCTCACCGACGCCCGCATCGAATCCAAACTCGACGCACTGAAGGCGACCCTGTCGCCAGCTTTCTGA
- the fliJ gene encoding flagellar export protein FliJ produces the protein MKRFRFTLQPVAILRTHQDARAQEAFAFAVQALTKAEQEVAAAQARVRQFAADLVAGRAHNFSASEQIRALEAYRQECDAEVAAKQARAKAQQTMEQRRAEYIEAHRRLEVVKRLEQKARAQHRYETMREEQAEFDDYANRRAGRAAAAANP, from the coding sequence ATGAAACGCTTTCGCTTTACGCTCCAGCCAGTCGCGATTCTTCGCACGCACCAGGACGCGCGCGCCCAGGAGGCCTTTGCCTTTGCGGTGCAGGCGCTGACCAAGGCGGAGCAGGAAGTCGCGGCCGCGCAGGCCCGGGTGCGCCAGTTCGCCGCCGATCTCGTGGCCGGCCGGGCGCACAACTTCTCCGCCAGCGAGCAAATACGTGCGCTCGAGGCCTACCGGCAGGAGTGTGACGCTGAGGTCGCGGCCAAGCAGGCCCGCGCGAAGGCGCAGCAGACGATGGAACAGCGCCGCGCCGAGTACATCGAGGCGCACCGCCGGCTCGAGGTGGTCAAGCGGCTCGAGCAGAAGGCGAGAGCCCAGCACCGCTACGAGACCATGCGCGAGGAGCAGGCGGAGTTCGACGACTATGCCAACCGTCGCGCCGGTCGCGCGGCCGCGGCGGCCAACCCTTAA
- the fliP gene encoding flagellar type III secretion system pore protein FliP (The bacterial flagellar biogenesis protein FliP forms a type III secretion system (T3SS)-type pore required for flagellar assembly.), with amino-acid sequence MTFRLFPLPSIRPLRSLLAAVVLGTGAFLAVPAAHAQTTPNTVVNPLGTPAQAQPGQPAATPPPAAAPTTGTPFRLNIGLEGNGTNTDVSVAVQIVIIMTLLSVAPSIVLLMTSFTRIVIVLGFLRTALGTTNAPSNQIVVGLSLFLTFFLMGPVFDRVNSDALQPYLNKQITSVEALDRASVPLKQFMLKQTRTRDIEYFLQLGGFGPTAVKDLPMRVVIPAFVVSELQTAFQMGFLLFLPFLVIDFLVSSVLMALGMMMMPPVAISLPLKLLLFVLVDGWHLVVRSLVQSFSA; translated from the coding sequence GTGACGTTCCGCCTTTTCCCCCTGCCGAGTATCCGGCCCCTGCGGTCACTGCTGGCCGCGGTCGTGCTCGGCACGGGCGCTTTCCTCGCTGTTCCCGCAGCCCACGCTCAGACGACGCCGAATACCGTGGTCAATCCGCTGGGCACTCCGGCCCAGGCGCAACCCGGGCAGCCGGCTGCCACGCCGCCCCCGGCGGCCGCGCCGACGACCGGTACGCCTTTCCGGCTGAACATCGGGCTCGAGGGCAATGGCACCAACACCGACGTGAGCGTCGCCGTGCAGATCGTCATCATCATGACGCTGCTTTCGGTGGCGCCTTCGATCGTGCTGCTGATGACCAGCTTCACGCGCATCGTGATTGTCCTCGGCTTCCTGCGCACCGCGCTCGGCACGACGAATGCCCCGTCGAACCAGATCGTGGTGGGACTCTCACTCTTCCTGACGTTCTTCCTGATGGGGCCCGTCTTTGACCGGGTGAACTCCGACGCCTTGCAGCCTTACCTGAACAAGCAGATCACGTCGGTCGAGGCGCTCGATCGTGCGTCTGTGCCGCTGAAGCAGTTTATGCTGAAGCAGACGCGCACGCGTGACATCGAGTACTTCCTGCAGTTGGGCGGCTTCGGGCCGACCGCGGTGAAGGACCTCCCGATGCGCGTGGTCATCCCGGCGTTCGTGGTCAGCGAACTGCAGACCGCCTTTCAGATGGGCTTCCTGCTGTTCCTGCCGTTCCTAGTGATCGATTTCCTGGTGTCGTCCGTCCTCATGGCGCTCGGCATGATGATGATGCCACCGGTGGCGATCTCATTGCCCCTCAAACTGCTGCTCTTCGTCCTCGTCGACGGCTGGCATCTGGTCGTACGTTCGCTCGTCCAGAGCTTCTCCGCCTGA
- a CDS encoding flagellar basal body-associated FliL family protein produces the protein MPPPPKSDASATPPPAAAKPEKAPPPAAEAAAPAAPAAAAGGGIKAWIPAIVSIVIAPALTWVTAEYVLVPRLQKKLALPPPTVEAPAAEAGEAEGGKHGKPKEASTYEFTNVVVNLAGTMGTRYLKTSFHVVGDAKGTVDIKKVFEENRTKLYDTTLNVLSSLTLADLEEAGAKNVIREKLVSAYNQAMGKRVAEQVYFSDFVVQ, from the coding sequence ATGCCGCCCCCTCCCAAGTCCGACGCTTCGGCCACCCCGCCGCCCGCGGCGGCCAAACCCGAGAAGGCTCCGCCTCCCGCCGCCGAGGCCGCCGCTCCGGCGGCTCCGGCCGCCGCGGCCGGAGGTGGGATCAAGGCGTGGATTCCCGCGATCGTCTCGATCGTGATCGCTCCCGCCCTGACCTGGGTCACGGCGGAGTACGTCCTGGTGCCGCGACTGCAGAAGAAGCTCGCCCTGCCGCCGCCAACCGTCGAGGCGCCGGCCGCCGAGGCGGGCGAGGCCGAGGGCGGCAAGCACGGGAAGCCGAAGGAGGCTTCCACTTATGAATTTACCAACGTGGTCGTGAACCTCGCTGGCACGATGGGCACCCGGTACCTCAAGACCAGCTTCCACGTCGTCGGCGACGCCAAGGGCACCGTCGATATCAAGAAGGTCTTCGAGGAGAACCGCACCAAGCTCTACGACACCACGCTCAACGTGCTGTCGTCGCTGACGCTCGCCGACCTCGAGGAGGCCGGGGCCAAGAACGTCATCCGCGAGAAACTCGTTTCCGCCTACAATCAGGCGATGGGCAAGCGCGTGGCGGAGCAGGTGTACTTCTCCGACTTCGTCGTCCAGTAA
- a CDS encoding flagellar biosynthetic protein FliQ, with protein sequence MNPDLAIDIFKSTVMFALYLVAPFLGVMLVVGLAASLFQSVTSMQEQTLTFVPKLIAMAGLLLLLTPWLLRSLSEYAITTISRIGTMAH encoded by the coding sequence ATGAATCCCGACCTCGCGATCGATATCTTCAAATCGACGGTGATGTTCGCCCTGTATCTGGTTGCGCCGTTCCTCGGCGTGATGCTCGTCGTTGGCCTGGCGGCTTCGCTTTTCCAGTCGGTCACGAGCATGCAGGAACAGACGCTCACCTTTGTGCCGAAACTGATCGCCATGGCGGGGCTGCTGCTCCTCCTCACGCCGTGGCTGCTGCGCTCCCTCTCCGAATACGCGATCACCACGATCTCGCGGATAGGGACCATGGCGCATTGA
- a CDS encoding EscU/YscU/HrcU family type III secretion system export apparatus switch protein: MADHDQDSKTEEPTEKRLNEAHDRGQFARSAELAVLFPIGALLGVFTMLIPTMSREVAEYSVAIFTRFTSTPISIDTVSGMLAEMLLLSARVLGPVLLAILGAIFLACGVQSGFRLTPEAVTFKIEQLNVIANFNRIFSKAAFVRTGIDILKLTAIGTALWLGTRGLIYDPLFTAPVEAAYLGEFLNRATVLFLTRLLLALGVVAAISYAYEKFKTHRDMMMTREEVKEEHKQSEGDGRVKGAMRRMARRLMQKQMLADVATADVVVTNPTHFAVALKYERGKDKAPVILAKGENGFAKRIKAIAAENGVPMVENKPVARLLFAMGTVGEAIPSELYQAVAEILAVVYRTHRYYFHRLKARRMEAGA; encoded by the coding sequence ATGGCCGATCACGACCAGGACTCCAAAACTGAGGAACCGACCGAGAAGCGTCTGAACGAGGCGCACGATCGGGGTCAGTTCGCGCGTTCGGCTGAGTTGGCGGTGCTCTTCCCGATCGGCGCTCTCCTGGGGGTGTTCACGATGCTCATCCCGACGATGTCGCGGGAGGTGGCGGAGTACTCGGTCGCGATTTTCACGCGGTTCACCAGCACCCCCATTTCGATCGACACCGTCTCCGGCATGCTGGCCGAGATGCTGTTGCTGTCGGCGCGCGTGCTCGGGCCGGTGCTGCTGGCCATCCTTGGTGCCATCTTCCTCGCGTGCGGCGTCCAGAGCGGCTTCCGGCTCACCCCCGAGGCCGTCACGTTCAAGATCGAGCAGTTGAACGTTATCGCGAACTTCAACCGCATCTTCTCGAAGGCGGCGTTCGTGCGCACGGGCATCGATATCCTGAAGCTCACCGCGATCGGCACCGCGCTCTGGCTGGGCACCCGCGGGTTGATCTACGACCCGCTCTTCACGGCTCCGGTTGAGGCGGCCTATCTCGGCGAGTTCCTCAATCGCGCCACCGTGCTGTTCCTCACCCGGTTGCTCCTCGCCCTGGGCGTCGTCGCCGCGATCAGCTACGCGTACGAAAAGTTCAAGACGCACCGCGACATGATGATGACGCGGGAAGAGGTGAAGGAGGAGCACAAGCAGTCTGAAGGCGACGGCCGCGTCAAAGGCGCCATGCGCCGCATGGCCCGCCGGCTGATGCAGAAGCAGATGCTCGCGGACGTCGCGACTGCCGACGTGGTGGTCACGAATCCGACCCACTTTGCCGTCGCGCTGAAGTACGAGCGCGGCAAGGACAAGGCCCCCGTCATCCTCGCCAAGGGCGAGAACGGTTTTGCCAAACGCATCAAGGCGATCGCCGCCGAAAACGGCGTGCCCATGGTCGAGAACAAGCCGGTTGCCCGGCTGCTGTTCGCGATGGGCACCGTGGGCGAGGCGATCCCCTCCGAGCTCTACCAGGCCGTGGCCGAGATCCTGGCCGTCGTCTACCGGACGCACCGGTACTACTTCCATCGCCTGAAGGCGCGTCGGATGGAGGCGGGAGCCTAA